One part of the Arachidicoccus terrestris genome encodes these proteins:
- a CDS encoding carboxymuconolactone decarboxylase family protein: protein METNTFSVLKKEDVSPKNQLIFDQLKKQYGAVPNLYTTLAYSENALEAYTRLESAKLAFTPKEIEAVNLVVSEVNQCIYCLSAHTMVAKSTGFSEAETIEIRSGNASFDPKLNTLVRLAKELTDKRRVENEVLLHAFYTAGYTREQLVDLIILVGDRTISNILHAVTKVPVEFPLAKQLD, encoded by the coding sequence ATGGAAACAAATACTTTCAGTGTACTCAAAAAAGAAGACGTATCGCCAAAAAACCAATTGATATTTGATCAGCTAAAAAAGCAATATGGCGCTGTGCCGAATCTTTATACAACGCTGGCCTATTCGGAAAATGCCTTAGAAGCATACACCCGGCTCGAGTCTGCTAAATTAGCTTTCACTCCTAAAGAGATAGAAGCAGTGAATCTGGTCGTCAGCGAAGTGAATCAATGCATCTATTGCCTCAGTGCTCACACAATGGTGGCGAAAAGCACGGGCTTTTCTGAGGCCGAGACCATTGAGATCAGGTCCGGTAATGCCAGCTTCGATCCTAAACTGAATACACTTGTCAGGTTGGCTAAGGAGCTGACGGATAAAAGGCGCGTTGAAAACGAAGTGCTACTGCATGCCTTTTATACAGCAGGATATACGAGAGAACAGCTTGTGGATCTGATCATTCTGGTTGGAGACCGGACAATCAGTAATATACTCCACGCCGTGACTAAAGTGCCGGTGGAGTTTCCGCTTGCAAAACAGCTGGATTAA
- a CDS encoding peroxiredoxin family protein codes for MKCLITERGGGILVVLLMFMATPHLLRAQSSMHKMPPMTDRTVQAGSRLVKDAMVVQRPEDISPLLIGEKVPKATLTDMAGKKYDLNKAIAMQPTILVFYRGGWCPYCSKQLSGLQQLLPELKQMGYQLLAVSTDKPEGLAGSAEKQQLDYTLLSDADLSLSKQFGIAYKAPEDYWKMLPETTGGQDKDLLLPVPSVFILDRKGVIQFEYINPDFRQRLNPALLKAVATSLKSTL; via the coding sequence ATGAAATGTCTGATAACTGAAAGAGGCGGCGGCATATTAGTCGTCTTATTAATGTTCATGGCTACACCCCATCTGCTTCGTGCGCAAAGTAGTATGCATAAAATGCCCCCGATGACAGATAGAACAGTTCAGGCAGGCAGCCGTCTGGTGAAAGATGCCATGGTGGTACAACGGCCGGAAGATATCAGTCCGCTGCTGATCGGAGAGAAAGTGCCGAAGGCCACCTTAACCGATATGGCTGGTAAAAAATATGATCTGAATAAGGCAATCGCAATGCAGCCGACGATCCTGGTGTTTTACAGAGGGGGCTGGTGCCCTTATTGTTCAAAACAATTATCGGGGTTGCAGCAGCTGCTGCCTGAACTTAAGCAAATGGGGTATCAGTTGTTAGCGGTCAGCACAGACAAACCCGAGGGATTGGCCGGCTCGGCAGAAAAACAGCAGTTAGACTATACCTTACTGTCAGATGCCGACCTTTCACTGTCAAAACAATTTGGCATCGCCTATAAAGCACCAGAGGATTATTGGAAAATGCTGCCCGAAACGACCGGCGGTCAAGATAAGGACCTCTTACTTCCGGTTCCTTCGGTATTTATTTTGGACAGAAAGGGCGTGATACAGTTTGAATACATTAATCCCGATTTTCGCCAGCGGTTGAACCCGGCTTTATTAAAAGCCGTCGCTACAAGTCTTAAATCAACGCTATAA
- a CDS encoding SCO family protein, producing the protein MSKKALLGIVIALIIPLTGYFILKVASNKTIHMPKHYILDSVVTHEVNGKMERDSIWHTVQNIKLVNQLGDTVHLYDLRGKVIVADFFFTSCGSICPYLTRNMVRLQRSFEKGGDSRGDLLGVNNVQFLSFSIDPLRDSVRKLKAYADQYGVNHDNWWFLTGNRDSIYDFIFHQLKVDKYDNETPIDPNFAHTGRFVLLDRDFGIRGYYNGLDTLGDLPRLAEDIGKLMVEKDTKHPSPLPFDPTEMAIIFFIAIVLVVFIFYGILKKKKTPASNG; encoded by the coding sequence ATGAGTAAAAAAGCACTTCTGGGTATTGTTATTGCCCTTATTATTCCACTTACCGGTTATTTTATCCTAAAGGTCGCCAGTAATAAGACTATCCACATGCCTAAACACTATATTTTAGATAGTGTAGTCACGCATGAAGTCAATGGCAAAATGGAAAGGGACAGTATCTGGCATACTGTTCAAAATATCAAACTGGTGAATCAATTAGGCGATACAGTTCATTTATATGATTTAAGAGGTAAGGTGATCGTAGCGGACTTCTTTTTTACAAGCTGCGGTTCGATTTGCCCTTATTTGACCAGGAATATGGTCCGATTACAGCGTTCTTTTGAAAAGGGCGGAGATTCCAGAGGAGATCTTTTGGGTGTTAACAATGTACAGTTCCTATCTTTCTCCATTGATCCATTGAGAGACTCCGTGCGTAAATTGAAAGCTTACGCAGACCAATATGGAGTGAATCACGATAACTGGTGGTTCCTTACGGGTAACCGGGATTCTATCTATGATTTTATTTTTCACCAGCTTAAAGTCGACAAATATGATAATGAAACGCCGATAGATCCCAATTTTGCCCATACAGGCCGCTTTGTTTTGCTTGACCGGGATTTTGGCATTCGCGGATATTATAACGGATTAGATACGTTGGGAGACCTGCCCAGGCTGGCTGAAGATATTGGCAAGCTAATGGTAGAAAAAGATACCAAGCATCCCTCTCCTTTACCGTTCGATCCAACAGAAATGGCCATTATATTTTTTATTGCGATTGTATTAGTGGTTTTTATTTTCTATGGCATCCTCAAGAAGAAGAAAACCCCCGCATCCAACGGCTAG
- a CDS encoding DUF420 domain-containing protein → MNQHQLGATIQKNDKKARRYIGIFSIIVFLVIVALGKYKLTDVDLGFNPHVFGLISAVINTVVTFVLIAALIAVKSGHYLLHKRLMVTALILSVLFLCAYICHNLFAGETRFGGTGLIRTVYLTLLATHIVLAAVMLPIILFTAYRGLTGEWMKHKKIARITWPLWLYIAISGPVIYWMIRPYYS, encoded by the coding sequence ATGAACCAGCATCAGTTAGGCGCCACTATTCAAAAAAATGATAAGAAAGCCAGACGTTACATTGGCATCTTTTCTATTATCGTTTTTCTGGTGATCGTGGCACTGGGTAAGTATAAATTGACAGATGTGGATCTGGGTTTTAATCCGCACGTATTTGGGTTGATCAGTGCAGTAATAAATACTGTTGTCACATTTGTATTGATCGCCGCCCTGATTGCAGTCAAGTCCGGACATTATTTATTGCATAAGCGGTTAATGGTGACAGCGCTTATTTTGTCGGTATTATTCTTATGTGCCTACATCTGCCACAATTTGTTTGCAGGGGAAACCAGATTTGGAGGAACAGGACTGATCAGAACGGTTTATTTAACGCTGTTGGCAACGCATATCGTTTTAGCTGCCGTTATGTTGCCGATTATTCTTTTTACAGCTTATAGAGGCCTCACGGGAGAATGGATGAAACATAAGAAGATTGCCCGCATTACCTGGCCACTGTGGCTCTATATAGCCATCAGCGGTCCGGTTATCTATTGGATGATCCGCCCATATTATTCCTGA
- a CDS encoding SDR family oxidoreductase: MNTWHLKDKKALVTGGSKGIGRAVVDELLHLGAEVLFIARDQDEVITRVDSYRASGLKAQGIQADVNDPEDRAVVARWVQQHWGKLDVLVNNAGLNIRKPSVAYTAAEYQKVVDTDLIAPFEMCRLLYDLLIIPKNSAIINIASVAGMMDAQTGAPYGMAKSGLIQMSRNLAVEWASSKVRVNTVSPWFTRTPATAGVLSNPEMEKAIISRTPAGRVAEPAEVAAAVAFLAMDKASYITGQHFVVDGGATSRIL, translated from the coding sequence ATGAACACCTGGCATTTAAAGGATAAAAAGGCATTGGTTACCGGCGGCTCAAAAGGGATTGGTCGTGCGGTTGTAGATGAACTCCTGCACCTCGGTGCCGAAGTGTTATTTATTGCCCGTGATCAGGATGAAGTTATCACCCGGGTCGACAGCTACAGAGCGTCCGGGTTAAAGGCGCAGGGTATCCAGGCAGATGTTAACGATCCGGAGGACAGAGCGGTTGTTGCCAGATGGGTACAGCAACATTGGGGTAAGCTCGATGTTCTGGTAAACAATGCCGGTCTGAATATAAGAAAGCCCAGTGTAGCATACACGGCCGCTGAATATCAAAAAGTGGTGGACACGGACCTGATCGCTCCTTTTGAAATGTGCCGTTTATTGTACGATTTGTTAATTATCCCCAAAAACTCAGCCATTATAAATATTGCGTCTGTAGCCGGCATGATGGATGCTCAAACCGGGGCGCCATATGGAATGGCGAAATCAGGATTGATTCAAATGAGCAGAAACCTGGCAGTAGAATGGGCGTCTTCGAAGGTACGGGTGAATACCGTCTCTCCCTGGTTCACAAGAACACCGGCTACTGCAGGTGTTTTATCCAATCCTGAAATGGAAAAAGCGATTATCTCCAGGACACCGGCCGGAAGGGTCGCGGAACCAGCTGAAGTGGCTGCAGCTGTGGCATTTTTGGCCATGGACAAGGCTTCTTATATCACCGGACAGCATTTCGTAGTCGACGGCGGTGCGACCAGTAGAATACTGTAA
- a CDS encoding spondin domain-containing protein: MKHKHLLWLSVAAIPMIMASCDKDDNSSGSSSATKITIENVLDSKPLVESGTFKNDGNVPLIMPGHSVSFKFSAAKGQALSFATMYGWSNDLFFAPGNPGIQVYKSDGTPIEGDVSAQIKLWDNGTRINEKPGEDLIHPGVAESAPQNIMEVKGKDAQGNTYVAASDLMKVSLHYEGNSMFTVTIDNTSGSTANPTPFSPGVWAVSYIAGGELLDPHPLFEEGKPTANGLTKIAEMGENAQLASYITSQTGIFTPLSPVLVVVYNGIDNPLYKAGEKDPGHGLKDIAQKGDASKLAAYLKTVTGVKAVYVLPAAETTVLLPKVGEQAGSSVSQELKVAKGDKVAVATMYGFSNDWFFATSEQGIDATKKGDVSFSTVLYDDGTAVNQFPGAGITQFNLAGTPLEESKAIEAVPNPNAFTTLPDINNIIKVTLD, encoded by the coding sequence ATGAAACATAAGCATTTACTCTGGCTTTCAGTAGCAGCGATTCCAATGATAATGGCAAGTTGTGACAAAGATGACAATTCATCGGGTTCATCATCCGCTACAAAGATCACTATTGAGAATGTACTGGATTCAAAGCCACTGGTTGAATCGGGAACTTTTAAAAATGACGGCAATGTACCCCTTATTATGCCCGGTCATTCGGTATCGTTTAAATTTTCCGCAGCTAAAGGGCAGGCATTAAGCTTCGCCACTATGTACGGTTGGTCAAATGATCTGTTTTTCGCGCCTGGCAATCCGGGGATTCAGGTCTATAAGAGTGACGGAACGCCCATTGAAGGCGACGTGTCGGCGCAGATTAAACTCTGGGACAATGGTACACGTATCAATGAAAAACCCGGCGAAGATCTAATTCATCCCGGCGTTGCCGAATCTGCCCCTCAAAATATTATGGAAGTAAAGGGCAAGGACGCGCAGGGGAATACCTACGTCGCCGCCTCGGATTTAATGAAAGTGTCTCTGCATTACGAGGGGAATTCTATGTTTACGGTTACCATCGATAATACTTCTGGCTCTACTGCCAATCCAACGCCCTTTAGCCCGGGTGTCTGGGCTGTTTCCTACATCGCGGGCGGGGAATTGCTTGACCCGCATCCACTCTTTGAGGAAGGGAAACCGACGGCCAATGGATTGACTAAGATCGCAGAAATGGGCGAGAATGCGCAATTGGCTAGTTATATAACAAGTCAGACGGGCATCTTTACCCCCTTATCTCCAGTGTTAGTGGTGGTGTATAACGGGATAGACAATCCTTTGTATAAGGCGGGAGAAAAGGATCCTGGTCATGGTTTGAAAGATATCGCGCAAAAAGGTGACGCCTCGAAGCTTGCAGCCTATCTAAAAACCGTTACAGGTGTTAAGGCAGTGTATGTACTGCCGGCCGCTGAGACAACTGTGCTGTTACCCAAAGTGGGAGAACAGGCGGGAAGCTCAGTATCTCAGGAATTAAAAGTGGCCAAAGGTGATAAGGTTGCTGTCGCAACCATGTATGGTTTTTCCAATGACTGGTTTTTCGCGACAAGTGAACAAGGTATTGATGCAACTAAAAAAGGCGATGTTTCTTTCTCCACTGTGTTATATGATGACGGTACAGCGGTTAACCAGTTTCCCGGCGCCGGTATCACTCAATTTAACTTAGCAGGGACGCCTTTAGAAGAAAGCAAGGCAATAGAAGCCGTTCCTAATCCCAATGCTTTTACAACACTTCCCGATATTAACAATATTATCAAAGTAACGCTTGATTAA
- a CDS encoding UDP-N-acetylmuramate--L-alanine ligase encodes MRIHFISIGGSVMHQLAIALQKKGYQITGSDDEIFDPAKSVLATVGLLPAKMGWDTANILPELDAVIVGMHARKDNPELVKAQQLGLTIYSFPEYIYQESKKKTRVAIGGSHGKTSTTAMVMHILSQAKKAFGYLVGARLQGFDQSVQITDAPILVAEADEYPASALKPVPKFHFLYPHIAVITGIAWDHINVFPTFDFYLEQFRIFIQRIEPGGILIYNASDPVLKELVEKENRTDIRFTAYNIPDHEIRNGTTYVELEGVKTALQVFGDHNLLNLHAAFLVCRALGLTAGQILQAAAGFSGAAKRLELLFQNPDQNISIFRDFAHAPSKVKATIEAVKQQFPGRKLVAVLELHTYSSLNTAFMDQYNGAMDPADEAIVFYTPHALEMKKMAPLPPSAVEKGFAKPGLKVVHDKDSLESILRSTPLNNVNILLMSSGNYDGLDLQNWIGKAIKQQN; translated from the coding sequence ATGAGGATTCATTTTATATCTATAGGAGGAAGTGTGATGCATCAGCTGGCCATCGCCCTTCAGAAAAAAGGATATCAGATCACCGGCTCTGATGATGAGATTTTTGATCCGGCCAAATCTGTATTAGCAACTGTAGGCTTGCTGCCTGCTAAAATGGGATGGGATACGGCTAACATCCTTCCTGAGCTGGATGCCGTGATAGTGGGAATGCATGCCCGGAAGGACAACCCTGAACTGGTAAAAGCTCAGCAGCTGGGGTTAACCATTTATTCCTTCCCTGAGTATATCTATCAGGAAAGCAAAAAAAAGACGCGTGTGGCTATCGGAGGAAGTCACGGAAAAACATCGACAACAGCGATGGTTATGCATATTCTCTCACAGGCGAAAAAAGCATTTGGCTACCTGGTGGGCGCCAGATTACAGGGATTTGATCAGAGTGTACAGATAACAGATGCTCCCATTCTCGTAGCAGAAGCGGATGAATACCCGGCCAGCGCCTTAAAGCCTGTCCCTAAGTTCCACTTTCTCTATCCGCATATCGCGGTAATTACGGGTATTGCCTGGGATCATATTAACGTATTTCCCACCTTTGACTTCTATCTGGAGCAGTTTCGGATTTTCATCCAACGCATTGAACCCGGCGGCATATTAATCTATAACGCGTCTGACCCGGTACTGAAAGAATTGGTGGAAAAAGAAAACAGAACAGATATCCGGTTCACTGCATATAATATTCCTGACCATGAGATTCGAAACGGCACTACCTATGTGGAATTGGAAGGTGTTAAAACTGCATTGCAGGTTTTCGGAGATCATAACCTGCTCAACCTGCACGCCGCATTTTTGGTTTGCAGAGCCCTTGGGTTGACAGCCGGGCAAATACTGCAGGCTGCCGCCGGATTCAGCGGGGCAGCCAAAAGATTGGAACTGCTTTTTCAGAACCCGGATCAAAACATTAGTATTTTCAGGGACTTTGCACATGCCCCCAGCAAGGTAAAAGCAACTATCGAAGCCGTAAAACAACAATTTCCGGGAAGAAAACTGGTGGCTGTACTGGAGTTACATACCTACAGCAGCCTGAACACTGCATTTATGGATCAATACAATGGAGCCATGGACCCTGCCGACGAGGCTATCGTTTTTTACACCCCTCATGCATTGGAAATGAAAAAAATGGCCCCATTACCACCGAGTGCTGTAGAAAAAGGCTTTGCTAAACCCGGATTAAAAGTCGTCCACGATAAAGACTCGCTGGAAAGCATATTAAGGTCTACTCCTTTGAACAACGTCAATATACTACTCATGAGCAGTGGTAACTATGATGGTCTGGACCTTCAAAACTGGATTGGAAAGGCCATCAAACAGCAAAATTGA
- a CDS encoding thioredoxin family protein, producing the protein MRILIGVSLICLFLTFVIAGLGLKHGLFAQTALPGKEIRFTKGAWTDIIQKAKKSHKYIFVDVSASWCLPCRQLEMESFRDSAVAAYYNDHFISFAIDAEKGSGIELADRWKIAAYPTLLYFTPDGRMVMRQTGFVDSKRLLDLSKQALSRN; encoded by the coding sequence ATGCGCATTCTCATCGGTGTTTCGCTTATTTGTCTGTTTCTGACTTTTGTCATTGCCGGTCTGGGGCTTAAACATGGCCTATTTGCACAGACGGCTCTACCCGGAAAAGAGATCAGGTTTACAAAAGGAGCCTGGACGGATATTATACAAAAAGCAAAAAAAAGTCATAAATATATTTTTGTAGATGTATCGGCAAGTTGGTGCTTACCCTGCCGGCAACTGGAAATGGAGAGTTTTAGAGATTCAGCAGTTGCGGCTTATTATAACGATCACTTTATCAGTTTTGCTATAGATGCAGAAAAAGGAAGCGGTATTGAACTGGCAGATCGTTGGAAAATCGCCGCCTATCCGACACTTTTATATTTTACACCAGACGGACGGATGGTCATGCGTCAAACAGGATTTGTGGACAGTAAAAGACTGTTGGATCTGAGTAAACAGGCGCTTTCAAGGAACTAA
- a CDS encoding TlpA family protein disulfide reductase produces the protein MQKLKLLWAIAGLFFLLPLTALAQDSGHLELSMNYPKVHRRIGFQYTGPLSKSPDLKSILYYSVESRIYAMELSHAPMGEKLIGSFTLPDSAQAFALVFKDAETIDKNNGNGYIYNVYTENQPSLGTYASEATFFGNMAGLFGINRNYDTAVTLYEKEFAQHPDQKDVYKEAYLTAGLYSSNRVTVLGGLKSNWEQMIARKAPEDSLIKIYTLLSNFDRENIHHYKDSLLALYPHGLVAARDEAGGIFKKRSADSIIAAYQALLQKYKELKQEDILNPQQVYYIVAKKYWDEKDADKFQQYADKVQINSMRSSLYNSAAWPIAEAQSKDSLDLGVILAKKSVDAALKMEDDRPTYYTKSDWEKICQSNYSMVADTYGYLLFQQGKVKDALDIQQKVVQGLNTDADINGRYVQYLLANQDDETALDKAAGMIKAGHGNADMKKLLAEAYRQVNNTDSGFTAYYDKLEAVALEKKRGEIKKSMLDMPGHSFNLKDMDGKTVALDSLKGKVVIIDFWATWCGPCKMSFPGMQLALDKYKDDPDVVFLFIDTWERQPTLEERKAEIKKLMADNQYTFHVVLDNPKAENKQQYETISAYEVTGIPTKFVLDKEGRIRFKAVGFDGNSQNLADELSIMIELAKGSRQE, from the coding sequence ATGCAGAAGTTGAAACTATTGTGGGCTATTGCAGGTCTTTTTTTCCTGCTTCCCCTTACAGCATTGGCGCAAGATAGTGGCCACCTGGAACTTTCCATGAACTACCCGAAAGTGCACCGCAGAATCGGCTTTCAGTATACAGGGCCGCTTTCAAAAAGCCCTGATCTGAAAAGCATTCTCTATTACAGTGTGGAAAGCAGGATCTATGCGATGGAGCTTAGCCATGCGCCCATGGGTGAGAAGCTGATCGGGAGCTTTACCCTGCCGGATTCCGCGCAGGCTTTTGCCCTGGTTTTTAAAGACGCAGAAACCATAGACAAGAATAATGGTAACGGCTATATCTATAATGTCTACACAGAAAATCAGCCCAGCCTCGGCACCTACGCTTCTGAGGCAACCTTTTTTGGCAATATGGCCGGCCTGTTTGGCATTAACAGAAATTACGATACAGCGGTCACGCTCTATGAAAAAGAATTTGCCCAACATCCGGATCAAAAAGATGTTTATAAGGAGGCCTATTTGACGGCTGGTCTGTATAGTAGCAATAGAGTGACTGTTTTAGGCGGGCTTAAAAGTAACTGGGAGCAGATGATCGCCCGTAAAGCGCCAGAAGATTCTCTTATAAAAATTTACACCTTACTCTCCAATTTTGACCGGGAAAATATCCACCATTATAAGGATAGTCTGCTTGCCTTATATCCACACGGATTAGTGGCAGCCAGAGATGAGGCGGGCGGAATCTTTAAGAAAAGAAGCGCTGATTCCATAATTGCCGCCTACCAGGCCCTGCTGCAAAAGTATAAGGAGCTCAAACAGGAAGACATCCTCAACCCGCAACAAGTATACTATATCGTTGCTAAAAAATACTGGGATGAAAAAGATGCAGATAAGTTTCAGCAGTATGCCGACAAGGTACAAATCAACAGTATGCGTTCTTCTTTATACAATTCCGCGGCCTGGCCTATTGCTGAGGCGCAAAGCAAGGATAGCCTGGACCTGGGTGTTATCCTGGCAAAAAAATCGGTAGATGCGGCGCTTAAAATGGAAGACGACCGCCCGACCTATTATACCAAGTCCGATTGGGAAAAAATCTGCCAGTCCAATTATAGCATGGTGGCCGACACCTACGGTTATTTGCTTTTTCAACAGGGAAAAGTAAAAGACGCATTAGATATTCAGCAGAAAGTCGTCCAGGGATTGAATACGGACGCGGATATTAATGGTAGGTATGTTCAATATCTACTGGCCAATCAGGATGATGAAACAGCGCTTGACAAAGCGGCAGGGATGATAAAAGCCGGCCACGGGAATGCGGACATGAAAAAACTGTTGGCGGAAGCCTATCGGCAAGTGAACAATACCGACAGTGGCTTTACCGCCTATTACGATAAGCTTGAGGCGGTCGCCTTAGAAAAAAAACGAGGCGAGATAAAAAAATCAATGCTCGACATGCCTGGTCATAGCTTTAATTTAAAAGATATGGACGGTAAAACTGTAGCCTTGGACTCCTTAAAAGGTAAAGTAGTGATCATTGACTTTTGGGCGACCTGGTGCGGACCGTGTAAAATGTCCTTCCCCGGAATGCAATTGGCCCTGGATAAATATAAAGACGACCCTGATGTAGTCTTTTTATTCATCGACACCTGGGAACGTCAACCGACCCTGGAGGAAAGAAAAGCTGAGATTAAAAAACTCATGGCCGACAACCAATATACTTTCCATGTCGTATTAGACAATCCCAAAGCTGAAAATAAGCAACAGTATGAAACCATAAGCGCCTATGAAGTTACGGGTATCCCCACTAAATTTGTCTTGGATAAAGAAGGAAGGATCAGGTTCAAAGCCGTTGGTTTTGACGGTAACAGCCAGAACCTGGCCGACGAGCTATCCATTATGATCGAGCTCGCCAAAGGCAGTCGTCAGGAATAA
- a CDS encoding 3'-5' exonuclease has product MNIELTQPLAFFDIESTGINPATDRIVELAIIRINPDGEKARFRRLVHPGISIPKESSDIHGITDEMVRDAPSFKDIATEVAVFLENCDLGGYNSNRFDVPLLVEEFLRAGVPFSMSNRRLLDVQKIYHKMEPRTLSAAYQFYCQKSLEDAHTATADVEATWEVLQAQIDKYPAIGHTMNSILQFTGEDKIVDMARRFVFKGEEIIFNFGKYKGKAAHIIFKEEPQYYDWMMRGDFPLHTKQVISEIFQQVFPNKK; this is encoded by the coding sequence ATGAATATAGAACTCACCCAGCCGCTGGCATTTTTTGACATTGAGTCCACAGGCATTAACCCCGCTACCGACAGGATCGTCGAACTGGCGATCATACGGATTAATCCGGATGGGGAAAAAGCACGTTTTCGCAGGCTGGTACATCCTGGGATCTCTATTCCGAAAGAATCTTCCGACATCCATGGTATTACAGACGAAATGGTCAGGGATGCTCCGAGCTTTAAGGATATCGCTACTGAAGTGGCCGTTTTTTTGGAGAACTGCGATCTGGGAGGCTATAATTCTAACCGGTTCGATGTCCCCTTATTGGTAGAAGAATTCTTGAGGGCAGGTGTTCCTTTTTCGATGTCTAACCGAAGACTGTTAGATGTCCAGAAAATCTATCATAAAATGGAGCCCCGGACACTTAGCGCTGCTTATCAGTTTTACTGTCAAAAATCCCTGGAAGATGCTCATACAGCTACAGCTGACGTGGAAGCTACCTGGGAGGTATTACAGGCTCAGATCGATAAATATCCGGCCATTGGCCACACCATGAACAGCATTTTGCAATTTACCGGCGAGGACAAAATTGTCGACATGGCACGCCGGTTTGTCTTTAAAGGCGAAGAAATTATCTTTAATTTTGGAAAATATAAAGGAAAAGCTGCCCATATTATATTTAAGGAAGAACCGCAATATTATGACTGGATGATGCGCGGAGACTTCCCATTGCATACCAAACAGGTTATCTCAGAGATATTTCAACAAGTATTTCCCAATAAAAAATAA
- a CDS encoding polyprenol monophosphomannose synthase — MEKLVIIPTYNEKENIAAIVRYVFSLNLNYHILVIDDGSPDGTALIVKELMQNYPEQLFLEERSGKLGLGTAYIHGFKWAIQREYQFVFEMDADFSHNPDDLERLYLACKTGGADVAIGSRYVKGGAIQNWPLDRRIYSKGGALYTRIITWMPVGDPTAGFVCYRNEVLSSINFDAIKFVGYAFQVEMKFASWKLGFKIIEVPITFKDRTFGASKMSKGIIKEGIMGVLKLQWHSLFKNYKGSVSVETSVK, encoded by the coding sequence TTGGAGAAACTTGTTATCATACCCACATATAATGAAAAGGAGAATATAGCAGCGATTGTCCGTTATGTATTTTCACTCAACCTGAACTACCACATACTCGTTATAGATGATGGATCTCCGGATGGAACAGCTTTGATTGTCAAAGAATTAATGCAAAACTATCCTGAGCAGCTCTTTTTAGAGGAACGTAGCGGCAAACTAGGTCTCGGGACGGCTTATATCCATGGATTTAAATGGGCTATCCAACGGGAATATCAGTTTGTCTTTGAAATGGATGCCGATTTTTCCCATAACCCTGATGATCTTGAAAGGTTATATCTGGCCTGTAAAACAGGAGGAGCGGATGTCGCCATTGGCAGTCGTTATGTCAAAGGGGGTGCCATTCAGAATTGGCCATTGGACCGCAGAATATACTCTAAAGGAGGCGCCTTATACACCAGGATCATTACTTGGATGCCGGTAGGTGATCCGACTGCCGGTTTTGTCTGCTATCGAAATGAAGTGCTTTCCTCAATAAATTTCGATGCTATCAAATTTGTTGGATATGCCTTCCAGGTAGAAATGAAGTTTGCGTCCTGGAAATTGGGCTTCAAAATAATAGAAGTTCCTATTACCTTTAAAGACAGGACTTTTGGCGCCAGTAAAATGAGTAAAGGCATTATTAAAGAAGGCATTATGGGTGTACTTAAACTACAATGGCACAGCCTTTTTAAAAACTATAAAGGCTCTGTTTCTGTTGAAACATCGGTCAAATAA